One stretch of Rhipicephalus sanguineus isolate Rsan-2018 chromosome 10, BIME_Rsan_1.4, whole genome shotgun sequence DNA includes these proteins:
- the LOC119372337 gene encoding trissin receptor encodes MAAPEDANDSSTLDELGAAGNGSATSASGVWASSEADEDIFQRMDVRVSLILAYSIVFCCCFFGNLLVVLVVVVHRRMRTITNFFLTNLAVADLCVGLFCVYQNMSVYLMGEWPFGDFLCRMYFFVQALSYTASVGILTVICVERYIAIVHPMWSKHVITIRRLRIVVLSVWLVSAGFCSPRLVMCGTAEVPSHDEPGRTIHICIMRRFLYDSRTYDVLNFVVCFFVPLAIMSVMYSIIGLQLWRSSVPTGYSCSGPRRATLEMLPLERANSSSATACRENLLENNAACNSPRGMAKKFRHTGHKKHCFPVGASSQVHQHYQQQAAATVLRARRKVIRLLVAVVLGFAVCNLPFHARKFYQYWSSNYEGASRSAVSLTIATTLVLYMNSFINPILYAFLSDNFRRSMKDVLMCRSRRKVRRLSSNRSNGKTTASSVFQHQENTVVHTNGFV; translated from the exons ATGGCTGCCCCGGAGGACGCCAATGACAGCAGCACATTGGACGAATTGGGTGCGGCCGGAAATGGGTCGGCCACTTCCGCTTCCGGCGTGTGGGCGTCCTCAGAAGCTGACGAGGATATCTTCCAAAGGATGGACGTCCGCGTCAGCCTCATCTTGGCGTACTCCATCGTGTTTTGTTGCTGCTTCTTCG GCAACCTGCTCGTCGTACTGGTGGTCGTGGTACACcggcgcatgcgcaccatcaccAACTTCTTCCTCACCAACTTGGCAGTGGCCGATCTTTGCGTCGGTCTGTTCTGCGTCTACCAGAACATGTCCGTCTACCTGATGGGAGAGTGGCCTTTCGGTGACTTCCTCTGCCGCATGTACTTCTTCGTTCAG GCCCTGAGCTACACGGCGTCCGTGGGCATTCTGACGGTGATCTGCGTCGAGCGCTACATCGCCATCGTGCATCCCATGTGGAGTAAGCACGTGATCACCATACGCCGCCTGCGCATCGTGGTCCTCTCCGTGTGGCTCGTGAGCGCCGGCTTCTGCAGCCCCCGGCTTGTGATGTGCGGTACGGCCGAGGTGCCCTCGCACGACGAGCCCGGTCGCACCATCCACATCTGCATCATGCGCCGCTTCCTGTACGACTCGCGAACCTACGACGTGCTCAACTTCGTGGTGTGCTTCTTCGTGCCTCTGGCCATCATGAGCGTCATGTACTCCATCATCGGCCTCCAGCTGTGGCGAAGCAGCGTCCCCACCGGCTACTCCTGCAGTGGCCCGCGAAG GGCCACGTTAGAGATGCTCCCGCTGGAGAGGGCGAACTCAAGTTCCGCGACAGCGTGTCGGGAGAACCTTCTCGAGAACAACGCAGCCTGCAACAGTCCGCGAGGAATGGCCAAGAAATTCCGGCACACGGGCCACAAGAAGCACTGCTTCCCCGTCGGCGCCAGCAGTCAAGTTCACCAGCACTACCAGCAGCAAGCTGCCGCGACGGTGCTCCGAGCCCGACGCAAAGTCATACGCCTTCTGGTAGCCGTGGTACTCGGCTTCGCCGTGTGCAACCTGCCTTTCCACGCTCGCAAGTTCTACCAGTATTGGTCGTCCAACTACGAGGGCGCGTCGCGGTCCGCGGTCAGCCTGACGATCGCCACGACGCTTGTTCTGTACATGAACTCGTTCATAAACCCGATACTCTACGCCTTCCTGTCGGACAACTTCCGGCGCAGCATGAAGGATGTGCTGATGTGTCGCTCGAGGCGGAAGGTGCGTCGCTTGTCTTCGAACCGTTCCAACGGCAAGACGACCGCATCATCCGTCTTCCAGCACCAGGAGAACACGGTCGTGCACACCAACGGCTTCGTCTGA